A genomic window from Psychrilyobacter piezotolerans includes:
- a CDS encoding mechanosensitive ion channel family protein, which yields MEKINIDLNILIYPLLAVVFSFIVLFLTYKYLKKIAVKNSHIRVFSQLIIAAEIFFCVFLVILVLPVRDTFKGQILSFLGILLSATLALSSTTLLGNILAGIMLRGMGSLKIGDFIKTGDHFGRISEKGLFHIEIQTEYRNLITISNIFLIAKPIKVIHSSGTIISSEVSLGYDVSSDRIKTLLIEAAKNSGLEDPFVYILKLADFSILYRVNGLLPEVKYLISAHSQLNDQILKVLHRNSIEIVSPNFMNTRTVNDIRFISKEPLKDEVQDTEINPEDTVFEKANMAELLHENVNHLTDIKNEIEKIEKEMNSTPDKFREKMFQDRLIILKKEEAELNRDIEIKKEALNSEDK from the coding sequence ATGGAAAAAATTAATATAGATCTTAATATTTTAATATATCCTTTGTTGGCTGTCGTGTTTTCATTTATAGTTTTGTTTTTGACATATAAATATTTAAAAAAAATAGCTGTTAAAAATTCACATATAAGAGTTTTTTCCCAATTGATAATAGCCGCTGAGATCTTTTTTTGTGTATTTCTAGTTATATTAGTCCTGCCTGTCCGCGACACTTTCAAGGGACAAATTCTTAGTTTCTTAGGAATTCTTCTCAGTGCGACTCTCGCTTTGAGTTCAACTACCCTCTTAGGGAATATATTGGCTGGAATTATGCTTAGAGGTATGGGCTCTCTAAAAATTGGGGACTTTATAAAAACAGGTGATCATTTTGGAAGGATATCGGAAAAAGGACTTTTTCATATTGAAATTCAGACGGAATACAGAAACCTTATAACCATATCAAATATCTTTCTTATAGCAAAACCTATCAAAGTGATCCATTCTTCTGGAACAATAATTTCCTCTGAAGTTTCTTTGGGGTATGATGTTTCATCAGATCGAATAAAAACTTTACTTATTGAGGCTGCAAAAAATTCTGGTTTGGAAGATCCCTTTGTTTATATCCTCAAACTTGCTGATTTTTCAATACTCTACAGGGTTAACGGCCTTCTCCCAGAGGTTAAATATCTAATTTCAGCTCACTCACAATTAAATGATCAAATATTAAAAGTTCTCCATAGAAACTCTATAGAAATAGTATCTCCAAATTTTATGAATACGAGAACTGTAAATGATATAAGATTCATTTCCAAGGAACCTCTAAAAGATGAGGTTCAAGATACTGAGATAAATCCTGAAGACACCGTATTTGAAAAGGCCAATATGGCAGAATTATTACATGAAAACGTTAATCATCTTACAGATATCAAAAATGAAATTGAAAAAATTGAAAAAGAAATGAATTCCACCCCTGATAAATTTAGAGAAAAGATGTTTCAGGATAGATTAATTATTCTGAAGAAAGAGGAAGCAGAGTTAAATAGGGATATTGAAATAAAGAAGGAAGCTTTAAATAGTGAAGATAAATAA
- a CDS encoding DMT family transporter: MEHKGYGLAFLAGVTWGTLGIISHYLGETGVGPFEIAFLRLLFAFLSMFVFYLVTDRKKLKVGREGLKHSMLIGVITQGTMSLAIYKCISMTSTTVGVMMVCLGPLFTAILSRIFFNEKLTLFKGLALSLAFYGAFLVVAGGDVSALQANGIGLLIGLISALAYGFFPILTKRIPEKCNLTGILMYSFLVGAVYVFSMLDMEILLGALSLKMVGISVILGIVPTVLSCTFYSFALKFTTPTKAGIMSLVELPTAAIIGHFFLGEYLFVVNVIGIIILLTGTVVSKVELPEKKTAVLAE; the protein is encoded by the coding sequence GTGGAACATAAGGGGTATGGACTTGCATTTTTAGCAGGGGTAACGTGGGGAACTCTTGGGATTATCTCACATTATTTAGGAGAAACAGGGGTTGGACCATTTGAAATAGCTTTTTTGAGGCTATTATTTGCTTTTTTATCGATGTTTGTATTTTATTTAGTTACAGACAGAAAAAAGCTGAAAGTAGGAAGAGAAGGGTTGAAACATTCTATGTTAATAGGGGTAATAACCCAGGGTACCATGAGTTTGGCAATATATAAATGTATATCTATGACATCTACCACAGTTGGGGTAATGATGGTGTGTTTAGGACCGCTTTTTACAGCGATATTGTCGAGAATATTTTTTAATGAAAAACTTACTCTCTTCAAGGGGTTAGCCCTGAGTCTGGCATTTTACGGGGCATTTCTTGTGGTGGCTGGAGGAGACGTATCTGCTCTGCAGGCTAACGGGATTGGTCTTTTGATAGGTTTGATATCGGCACTGGCATACGGATTTTTCCCTATACTGACTAAGAGAATACCTGAAAAATGCAATCTCACAGGGATCCTTATGTATAGTTTTTTAGTGGGAGCTGTATACGTATTTTCCATGCTGGATATGGAAATATTATTGGGAGCACTCAGTTTAAAAATGGTAGGGATATCTGTGATATTGGGAATAGTTCCCACGGTTTTATCCTGTACTTTTTATTCTTTTGCGTTGAAATTTACTACACCTACAAAGGCTGGAATAATGAGTCTGGTGGAACTTCCAACTGCTGCCATTATAGGGCACTTTTTCCTGGGGGAGTATCTGTTTGTTGTGAATGTGATAGGAATTATCATATTACTCACAGGAACAGTGGTATCAAAGGTAGAGCTGCCGGAGAAAAAAACAGCTGTTTTAGCTGAATAA
- the tyrS gene encoding tyrosine--tRNA ligase, producing MDINVEVQRQLNILKRGVEELISEKELEKKLKKSLETNTPLIVKLGIDPTGSDLHIGHAVPLRKLKQFQDLGHRVKFLIGTFTARIGDPTGKSETRPMLSSEDITKNIQTYLDQLKLILDMEKTEVVYNGDWLEKLKLEDVLKLLSQFTVAQMIQRDDFSKRLAAGKPVSLVEFMYPILQGYDSVAIDADVELGATEQTFNLLRGRDLQRNAGTEPQVCMMMPILEGLDGVEKMSKSLNNYIGITEAPNDMFGKVMSISDDLMWNYYEVATDVPMEEVGRLKAGVADGSIHPMDCKKRLGAEIVTIYHNEEEGRKAYDWFENVFSKRNMDVDLPEVKIDEDEVGAIDLLVKKLNFFKGTSDARRLITQGGFKVNDVAVKDVKAMIKIEAGMIVRAGKKKIVKITK from the coding sequence ATGGATATCAATGTAGAGGTGCAAAGACAGTTAAATATATTAAAAAGGGGAGTAGAGGAATTAATTTCTGAGAAGGAATTAGAAAAAAAATTAAAGAAATCACTGGAGACAAATACCCCGTTAATCGTAAAATTAGGGATAGACCCGACTGGTTCAGACTTACACATAGGTCACGCAGTACCCCTTAGAAAGTTAAAGCAGTTTCAAGATCTGGGACACAGGGTAAAATTTTTAATCGGAACATTTACAGCCAGGATAGGAGATCCTACAGGAAAATCTGAAACCAGGCCAATGCTGTCTTCTGAAGATATCACAAAGAATATCCAGACATATTTAGACCAGTTAAAGCTGATCTTAGATATGGAAAAAACAGAGGTTGTGTATAACGGTGACTGGCTGGAAAAATTAAAATTAGAAGATGTATTGAAATTATTATCTCAATTTACAGTGGCACAGATGATTCAAAGGGATGATTTTTCCAAAAGATTAGCAGCAGGAAAACCTGTATCACTGGTAGAATTTATGTACCCGATCTTACAGGGATATGACTCCGTAGCAATAGATGCCGATGTAGAATTAGGAGCAACTGAGCAGACATTTAATTTATTGAGAGGTAGAGATCTGCAGAGAAATGCAGGAACAGAACCGCAAGTATGTATGATGATGCCTATCTTAGAGGGGTTAGACGGAGTAGAAAAGATGTCTAAATCACTTAATAACTATATCGGGATAACAGAAGCTCCCAACGATATGTTTGGAAAAGTAATGTCTATCTCAGACGACCTTATGTGGAACTACTATGAGGTAGCTACAGATGTTCCCATGGAAGAGGTTGGAAGATTAAAGGCAGGAGTAGCCGATGGCAGTATCCATCCTATGGATTGTAAAAAAAGATTGGGTGCAGAGATTGTAACTATCTACCACAATGAGGAAGAGGGAAGAAAGGCCTATGACTGGTTTGAAAATGTATTCTCCAAGAGAAATATGGATGTAGACCTCCCAGAGGTAAAGATAGATGAAGATGAAGTAGGAGCAATCGACCTGTTGGTTAAAAAGTTAAACTTCTTTAAGGGAACTTCTGATGCCAGAAGACTCATCACTCAGGGTGGATTTAAGGTAAATGATGTGGCAGTTAAAGATGTAAAAGCAATGATAAAGATAGAGGCTGGAATGATAGTAAGAGCAGGAAAAAAGAAGATAGTTAAAATCACTAAATAA
- a CDS encoding flavodoxin family protein, giving the protein MGSPRRGENTDRLTDFAIEALNNKNIEVKKYYLNSRNIFGCNACEYCIKNGGCNITDDLTEIINEMKVSDGYIFAAPSYNYNVSSQMKILMDRTFSLNDYSNNTWKSRLDSGKKALIIGVCRGKSMDSMGYTMEAMRKPIDELGVKIIDEIKYFDTKHNPVIGNRDIKQEMIFRIMNNPEFKKV; this is encoded by the coding sequence ATTGGAAGTCCTAGAAGAGGTGAAAATACAGATAGACTAACTGATTTTGCCATAGAAGCTTTAAATAATAAAAATATAGAAGTTAAAAAATATTATCTAAACAGCAGAAATATTTTTGGATGTAATGCCTGTGAATACTGTATAAAGAATGGTGGCTGTAATATTACAGATGATTTAACAGAGATAATCAATGAAATGAAGGTTTCCGACGGATATATCTTTGCTGCACCTTCATATAATTATAATGTAAGTTCACAGATGAAAATATTGATGGACAGGACATTTAGTTTAAATGACTACTCCAATAATACCTGGAAATCAAGACTGGATTCGGGGAAAAAAGCTTTAATAATAGGAGTCTGCAGAGGAAAGAGTATGGATTCCATGGGATATACTATGGAAGCTATGAGAAAACCTATAGATGAATTAGGTGTTAAAATAATTGATGAAATAAAATATTTTGATACAAAACATAACCCTGTTATCGGTAACCGTGATATAAAACAGGAAATGATTTTTAGAATTATGAACAATCCAGAATTTAAAAAAGTCTAA
- the pdo gene encoding protein disulfide oxidoreductase yields MPEIFNNEVLKHMKEELNKIKNPIKIITFVESGKPLCDEVVTMMMQLAQLNNKIQFIEYDLIKNSDLAEKYRIDKVPGTTILAEDQPTGIKFYGIPTGHEINSLLFAILESSGLAVPLESKLEDAIKQINKKINIKVFVSLQCPHCPKAVMTAFKIAQLNENIDAEMIQTNLYSDLSNEFGISSVPRIFFNDKDDLLGVQPIDMFIEKLKNI; encoded by the coding sequence ATGCCGGAAATATTCAATAATGAAGTTTTAAAGCATATGAAAGAAGAGCTGAATAAAATAAAAAATCCAATTAAAATTATTACCTTTGTGGAAAGTGGGAAACCTCTGTGTGATGAGGTAGTCACTATGATGATGCAGTTAGCCCAATTGAATAATAAGATACAATTTATAGAATATGATTTAATTAAAAACTCTGATTTAGCTGAAAAATATAGAATTGATAAGGTTCCGGGAACTACCATTTTGGCAGAAGATCAGCCTACCGGAATTAAATTTTATGGAATTCCCACCGGGCATGAGATAAATTCACTTTTATTTGCCATCCTGGAAAGTTCTGGATTGGCAGTTCCGTTGGAAAGCAAATTAGAAGATGCTATTAAACAGATCAATAAAAAAATAAATATCAAAGTATTTGTAAGTTTACAATGCCCCCACTGCCCCAAGGCAGTTATGACAGCTTTTAAAATAGCTCAATTAAATGAAAATATTGACGCTGAGATGATACAGACCAACCTATACAGTGATCTTTCCAATGAATTTGGGATAAGTTCTGTCCCTAGGATTTTTTTCAATGACAAAGATGACCTGTTAGGGGTACAGCCCATAGATATGTTTATTGAAAAATTAAAAAATATATAA
- a CDS encoding ATP-binding protein — translation MRLEKKIYIYLVVLITVILLITHFIFFKTRVQIENVNERKNLGNIALTLSRDPFIIENLYKKNSKNIQAYTNKIWSELEDVDFITVADMESRRYSHIDPQYIGEIFKGGDEKAVVEEGKSYFSMARGTQGVSLRKFIPIDYEGKQIGFISVGKFQVERDKWKNNFIFESIFLFFIILSFGAFLSYFLAESIKKEIFGYEPVEIGRFYAEKKVIFDNMHEGIVTINNKGEITKTNIAAQNMLTSEDDEIFKRLFETVIKTQSGFDDREIMVEGGKLFVSAIKLNKTKKILDVIFILRDGGEVKRVAREITGVGQIINSMRANVHEFKNKIHVVSGLLQLEEYEKAKDYILYLEYEVENEKHNVVGVKDPIIEALILAKMSLAKEHRIDFKVDEKAKLDKTHGGIDTNDLVVIIGNLLENAREACENSAEKKIQVNFFEDESKLRVEVTDSGRGIDTYEMEKIFNMGYSSKGEGRGSGLALIKNLVEIYRGSMNIKSRKNNKTFCVELSKEGKL, via the coding sequence ATGAGGTTAGAAAAGAAAATATATATATATTTAGTAGTTTTGATAACGGTTATACTGCTTATAACGCACTTTATTTTTTTTAAAACCAGAGTTCAGATAGAAAATGTGAATGAACGGAAAAATCTTGGAAATATAGCTCTGACACTCAGCCGGGATCCGTTTATAATAGAAAATTTATATAAAAAAAATTCCAAAAATATACAGGCTTATACCAATAAAATATGGTCTGAATTAGAGGATGTAGATTTTATAACTGTAGCGGATATGGAGAGCAGGAGATATTCCCATATAGATCCTCAATATATAGGTGAAATCTTTAAAGGCGGGGATGAAAAGGCAGTTGTAGAAGAGGGAAAGTCATATTTTTCAATGGCCAGAGGAACCCAGGGAGTGTCTCTCAGAAAATTTATACCTATAGATTATGAAGGGAAACAGATAGGGTTTATAAGTGTGGGAAAATTCCAGGTAGAGAGAGATAAGTGGAAAAATAATTTTATTTTTGAGTCAATATTTTTATTTTTTATAATCCTTTCATTTGGAGCTTTTTTATCATATTTTCTGGCTGAGAGTATAAAAAAAGAAATTTTCGGATACGAGCCTGTGGAAATAGGGAGATTTTATGCTGAAAAAAAAGTGATATTTGACAATATGCACGAGGGAATAGTAACTATAAACAATAAGGGAGAAATCACTAAAACCAATATAGCAGCTCAAAATATGCTGACTTCAGAGGATGATGAAATATTCAAACGGTTATTTGAAACAGTGATAAAAACACAATCCGGATTTGACGACAGGGAGATAATGGTAGAAGGCGGAAAATTATTTGTAAGTGCGATAAAATTAAATAAAACAAAAAAAATCCTGGATGTTATCTTTATCCTGAGGGATGGAGGAGAGGTAAAAAGGGTGGCCAGGGAGATAACGGGAGTCGGCCAGATAATCAACTCCATGAGAGCCAATGTCCATGAATTTAAGAATAAGATCCATGTAGTTTCCGGGCTGCTGCAGCTGGAGGAATATGAAAAAGCTAAGGATTATATCCTCTACCTGGAATATGAAGTGGAGAATGAAAAACACAATGTTGTAGGAGTAAAAGACCCCATAATAGAAGCCCTTATCCTGGCAAAGATGAGTTTAGCTAAGGAACACAGGATAGATTTTAAGGTAGATGAAAAAGCGAAACTGGATAAAACCCATGGTGGGATAGATACCAATGATTTGGTTGTGATAATCGGGAATCTGTTGGAAAATGCAAGGGAAGCCTGTGAAAACAGTGCGGAAAAGAAGATTCAGGTTAATTTTTTTGAAGATGAGAGTAAATTGAGGGTAGAGGTTACAGACAGCGGCCGGGGTATAGACACCTATGAGATGGAAAAAATATTTAATATGGGTTATTCCTCCAAGGGTGAGGGACGCGGGTCCGGACTGGCGCTCATTAAAAATCTTGTGGAGATATATAGAGGCAGTATGAATATTAAGAGCCGGAAAAACAATAAAACATTTTGTGTGGAACTCAGTAAGGAGGGGAAGTTATGA
- a CDS encoding TSUP family transporter gives MEILLIGLGMFIAGFIDSIAGGGGLISTPTLLLVGLPPHLALGTNKLAASAGTLVSSHEFFKSNKLNFKLLKLMIPFAFIGAVIGVSALQFITPDILKVLIPFMIFGVAIYTIISKKVGMINSFDGFTPKNKFLGKILTSILGFYDGFFGPGTGTFFMFGLVKIFKFDFTAATANTKVLNLTTGFAALLTFLYHGQVDLRYGLISTVFMILGSKLGSKMAVKNGAKFIKPIFIVMSLVMAGNMII, from the coding sequence ATGGAAATTTTATTGATCGGATTAGGAATGTTTATAGCCGGATTTATCGACTCTATCGCTGGAGGAGGAGGACTAATCAGTACCCCTACACTGCTTTTAGTCGGCCTTCCACCCCATCTTGCTCTAGGTACAAATAAGCTGGCTGCCTCTGCCGGAACACTGGTCAGCAGCCACGAATTTTTTAAGAGTAATAAATTAAATTTTAAATTACTCAAGCTTATGATTCCCTTTGCATTTATAGGAGCAGTTATTGGTGTAAGTGCCCTGCAATTTATTACCCCTGATATCTTAAAGGTGCTGATCCCTTTTATGATTTTTGGAGTAGCCATCTACACTATTATTTCTAAAAAAGTAGGGATGATAAATTCCTTTGACGGGTTTACTCCTAAAAATAAATTTTTAGGTAAGATTTTAACTTCTATTTTGGGATTTTACGACGGCTTCTTTGGCCCCGGTACGGGAACATTTTTTATGTTTGGTTTAGTCAAAATTTTTAAATTTGATTTCACAGCTGCCACTGCCAATACCAAGGTGTTAAATTTAACCACTGGTTTTGCTGCTCTCCTTACTTTTTTATACCATGGACAAGTGGATCTTAGGTACGGGCTTATCTCTACAGTATTTATGATCTTAGGTTCTAAACTAGGTAGTAAAATGGCTGTAAAAAATGGAGCTAAATTTATAAAGCCTATCTTTATCGTTATGTCCTTGGTCATGGCCGGCAATATGATTATCTGA
- the brnQ gene encoding branched-chain amino acid transport system II carrier protein, which produces MKNKDVFIFGLAIFAMFFGAGNLIFPPEIGMVSGKEWLKAAMGFFTTGICLPVCGLLAFSQVGDIDNFAVKVSEKFNKVYFMLLITAIGPMLGIPRTGATVYEMGIVPNFGNINSLLVSSLYFLVVLMLVIKPTKLINIIGKYLTPIILAILAVIIIKGVLFKIGVAGEKTIEESAFSYGFLGGYQTMDAISSVLLGTIIIKGLKESGYVDKKVQRSMIMKSGLVAGLGMALVYGGLLYLGSMVNGDGNTLSRSALTMHLAVSTLGKFGTVALGLCVTVACLTTSIALVAITSDFFSEQLNVSYKITAIVICVVSAILAATGVGFIVKIAIPILTLLYPVTIVLITLNIFKVKEKLIFKGSVYTTLFFSILEVINKYTVSPEIENIFNRIPFGENGFAWLIPAVLITVFTKLTIEFSPKLEMKKIKKFSLNIKKVLTSIIK; this is translated from the coding sequence ATGAAAAACAAAGATGTATTTATATTTGGTTTGGCGATATTTGCCATGTTTTTTGGAGCAGGAAATTTAATTTTTCCCCCGGAAATAGGAATGGTATCTGGAAAAGAGTGGTTAAAAGCGGCTATGGGATTTTTTACAACAGGGATATGTCTGCCTGTCTGTGGTTTATTAGCTTTTAGTCAGGTTGGAGATATAGATAATTTTGCAGTAAAAGTATCGGAGAAATTTAATAAAGTGTATTTTATGCTTTTAATTACAGCTATAGGACCAATGCTTGGAATTCCAAGGACTGGAGCTACAGTTTATGAGATGGGAATAGTTCCTAATTTTGGGAATATAAACTCATTGCTGGTATCATCTCTATATTTTCTGGTTGTGCTTATGTTGGTAATAAAACCTACTAAATTAATAAATATAATAGGTAAATATTTAACGCCGATAATTTTGGCAATATTAGCGGTTATAATAATAAAGGGAGTTTTATTTAAAATAGGAGTAGCAGGGGAAAAAACCATAGAAGAAAGTGCGTTTTCTTATGGCTTTTTAGGCGGGTATCAGACTATGGATGCCATAAGTTCAGTTCTTTTGGGAACTATAATTATCAAAGGTCTCAAGGAAAGCGGGTATGTTGATAAAAAAGTTCAAAGATCTATGATTATGAAATCAGGATTGGTAGCAGGCTTAGGCATGGCTTTAGTATATGGAGGATTGTTATATCTGGGATCTATGGTAAATGGAGATGGAAACACATTAAGCAGATCTGCTTTGACTATGCATCTTGCAGTCTCTACTCTGGGTAAATTCGGAACGGTGGCTTTGGGACTCTGTGTGACGGTTGCATGTTTGACAACTTCCATAGCCTTGGTTGCTATAACATCTGATTTTTTTTCGGAGCAATTAAATGTGTCTTACAAAATTACAGCTATAGTTATTTGTGTGGTATCGGCAATACTGGCAGCCACAGGGGTTGGTTTTATAGTGAAGATAGCTATCCCTATCCTTACGTTACTTTATCCTGTGACGATAGTATTGATAACTTTAAATATTTTTAAAGTGAAAGAAAAATTAATTTTTAAAGGCAGTGTATATACAACGTTATTTTTTAGTATCCTTGAAGTAATAAATAAATATACTGTTTCCCCTGAAATTGAAAATATCTTTAATCGTATACCATTTGGAGAAAATGGGTTTGCCTGGCTGATCCCAGCAGTACTCATAACTGTTTTTACAAAACTAACTATAGAGTTCTCTCCTAAATTGGAAATGAAAAAAATAAAAAAATTCTCATTAAATATCAAGAAGGTTTTAACCTCTATAATAAAATAA
- a CDS encoding 2-hydroxycarboxylate transporter family protein: MKTEVLLQGKIESKFKLLGLEMKYFIPVALIIMGAAFTGALPKGMEGVIPFLLITGVLLNEIGNRTPIIKDYFGGGPIVAIFAAAALVTYNILPETVVSSSATFMKSGGFLNFYIAALITGSILGMDTKLLIKAGLKYLPVIIGGVVVSILMTGAVGALMGYGFVNAVFYIAIPIMGGGMGAGAVPLAQIFGKAMDQDPTQLLSIMVPAVALGNAVAIVCAGILNKLGKKYNKFSGDGKLLKGQDDVGIEEEKELKVDYLSLGKGLLIATTFYVLGKFLGRYIPLHPYALMILSVAFAKLTGILKREHEEAATTWFQFVMKNFTLALLVGIGIAYTDLGAVISAFSLTYLLLVITTIVGAMLGTAIVGRLLGFYMIEGMITAGLCMANMGGTGDIAVLSASNRMELLPFSQISSRIGGAFMLILTSLLINLFV, encoded by the coding sequence ATGAAAACAGAAGTTTTATTACAGGGTAAGATAGAGAGTAAATTTAAATTATTAGGTCTGGAAATGAAATATTTTATACCTGTGGCACTGATAATAATGGGAGCTGCATTTACAGGAGCACTTCCAAAGGGGATGGAGGGAGTGATTCCTTTTTTACTGATAACGGGAGTACTGCTCAATGAGATAGGGAACAGAACCCCTATTATAAAGGATTATTTTGGCGGCGGGCCGATAGTAGCAATATTTGCAGCAGCGGCATTAGTTACATATAATATTTTACCGGAAACGGTGGTTAGTTCTTCAGCGACCTTTATGAAGAGCGGAGGATTTCTAAATTTTTATATAGCGGCTCTCATAACAGGTAGTATTTTGGGAATGGACACGAAACTACTGATAAAGGCTGGATTAAAATATCTTCCGGTAATAATAGGGGGAGTAGTTGTATCGATCCTGATGACCGGGGCAGTAGGAGCATTGATGGGCTACGGATTTGTCAATGCAGTATTTTATATAGCTATCCCGATAATGGGTGGTGGAATGGGAGCAGGAGCAGTACCTTTGGCTCAAATCTTTGGTAAAGCCATGGATCAGGATCCGACGCAGCTTCTGTCTATAATGGTTCCGGCAGTAGCACTGGGTAATGCAGTGGCTATAGTCTGTGCAGGAATATTAAATAAATTAGGGAAAAAATATAATAAATTTTCTGGTGACGGAAAGTTATTGAAGGGGCAGGATGATGTAGGGATAGAAGAGGAAAAGGAATTAAAGGTAGATTATCTATCCTTAGGAAAAGGGTTGCTGATAGCCACGACCTTTTATGTATTGGGAAAATTTTTAGGAAGGTATATACCGCTGCATCCCTATGCACTTATGATTTTATCGGTAGCTTTTGCCAAATTGACAGGTATTTTAAAGAGAGAACATGAGGAAGCAGCAACCACATGGTTCCAGTTTGTGATGAAAAATTTTACACTGGCACTCTTGGTAGGGATCGGGATAGCATACACAGATTTAGGAGCAGTAATCAGTGCATTTAGTCTGACTTATTTATTACTGGTAATTACAACTATTGTAGGTGCTATGTTAGGTACTGCAATAGTCGGTCGTTTATTGGGATTTTATATGATCGAAGGAATGATAACGGCAGGATTATGTATGGCAAATATGGGTGGAACAGGAGATATCGCAGTATTATCAGCTTCTAATAGGATGGAACTGCTGCCATTTTCACAGATATCATCCAGGATTGGAGGAGCATTTATGCTTATACTGACATCTTTACTTATAAATTTATTTGTTTAA
- a CDS encoding response regulator produces the protein MIDVVIIEDDPMVSMITEKIINSVGEFRVVKTFKEGKEAVKYLEKNKVELIILDMFLPDTNGLVTLETIRKKKVGAEVIFLTASNNTAEIERAFKLGAIDYLIKPFDFNRLKDSLGRYLNKKANISGKEVLNQGEVDKLFLRNKTKGSSVKGISEKTLTKIMEVLLLDPSKEWSSKEISEILNTSTVTVKKYLDYLMELGRVENSIYYGSVGRPEYKYKVIL, from the coding sequence ATGATAGATGTAGTTATTATAGAAGATGATCCCATGGTAAGTATGATAACGGAGAAGATAATAAATTCTGTAGGAGAATTTCGGGTAGTCAAAACCTTCAAAGAGGGAAAAGAAGCCGTTAAATATCTGGAAAAAAATAAGGTGGAATTAATAATATTGGATATGTTTTTACCTGATACCAATGGTTTGGTAACTTTAGAAACCATAAGAAAGAAAAAAGTTGGTGCAGAAGTTATTTTTCTGACAGCATCCAATAATACTGCTGAGATAGAGAGGGCATTTAAATTAGGAGCTATAGACTACCTCATAAAACCCTTTGATTTTAACCGGTTAAAGGATTCTTTGGGGAGATATTTAAATAAAAAAGCTAATATTTCAGGGAAGGAAGTTTTAAATCAAGGTGAAGTAGATAAATTATTTTTAAGGAATAAAACTAAGGGAAGCAGTGTCAAAGGGATCAGTGAAAAAACTTTGACGAAAATAATGGAAGTATTATTGCTGGATCCTTCCAAGGAATGGTCCTCCAAGGAAATTTCAGAAATTTTAAATACAAGTACGGTGACAGTAAAAAAATATCTGGATTATCTGATGGAGTTGGGAAGGGTGGAAAATTCAATATATTACGGCAGTGTAGGCCGACCTGAATATAAGTATAAGGTAATATTGTAA